From Acomys russatus chromosome 25, mAcoRus1.1, whole genome shotgun sequence, a single genomic window includes:
- the Arrb2 gene encoding beta-arrestin-2 produces the protein MGEKPGTRVFKKSSPNCKLTVYLGKRDFVDHLDKVDPVDGVVLVDPEYLKDRKVFVTLTCAFRYGREDLDVLGLSFRKDLFIATYQPFPPTPNPPRPPTRLQDRLLKKLGQHAHPFFFTIPQNLPCSVTLQPGPEDTGKACGVDFEIRAFCAKSLEEKSHKRNSVRLIIRKVQFAPETPGPQPSAETTRHFLMSDRRSLHLEASLDKELYYHGEPLNVNVHVTNNSAKTVKRIRVSVRQYADICLFSTAQYKCPVAQLEQDDQVSPSSTFCKVYTVTPLLSDNREKRGLALDGQLKHEDTNLASSTIVKEGANKEVLGILVSYRVKVKLVVSRGGDVSVELPFVLMHPKPHDHITLPRPQSAPRETDVPVDTNLIEFDTNYATDDDIVFEDFARLRLKGIKDDDGDDQFC, from the exons ATGGGAGAAAAACCCGGGACCAG GGTCTTCAAGAAGTCGAGCCCTAACTGCAAG CTCACTGTGTACTTGGGCAAGCGCGACTTTGTAGACCACCTGGACAAAGTAGATCCTGTGG ATGGCGTGGTGCTTGTGGATCCTGAGTACTTGAAGGACCGCAAAG TGTTTGTGACCCTCACCTGCGCCTTCCGCTATGGCCGAGAAGACCTGGATGTGCTGGGCCTATCCTTCCGCAAAGACCTGTTCATCGCCACATACCAGCCCTTCCCCCCCACGCCCAACCCACCCCGGCCCCCCACCCGACTGCAGGACCGGCTGCTGAAGAAGTTAGGCCAGCATGcccacccctttttttttaca ATACCCCAGAATCTGCCCTGCTCAGTCACACTGCAGCCAGGACCGGAGGACACAGGGAAG GCCTGCGGAGTAGACTTTGAGATCCGAGCCTTCTGTGCCAAATCACTAGAAGAAAAGAGCCACAAAAG GAACTCCGTGCGGCTCATCATCAGAAAGGTGCAGTTTGCTCCAGAGACACCCGGCCCCCAGCCCTCAGCTGAAACCACACGCCACTTCCTCATGTCTGACCGGAGGTCCCTGCACCTAGAGGCTTCCCTGGACAAAGAG CTGTACTACCACGGGGAGCCCCTCAATGTCAACGTCCATGTCACTAATAATTCTGCCAAGACAGTCAAGAGGATTAGAGTCTCTG TGAGACAGTATGCCGACATTTGCCTCTTCAGCACCGCACAGTACAAGTGTCCAGTGGCTCAGCTTGAACAAGA TGACCAGGTGTCCCCCAGCTCCACGTTCTGCAAGGTGTACACCGTGACCCCACTGCTCAGCGACAACCGGGAGAAGCGTGGCCTTGCCCTGGACGGGCAACTCAAACATGAAGACACCAACCTGGCTTCCAGCACCAT CGTGAAGGAAGGAGCCAACAAGGAGGTGCTGGGGATCCTGGTATCCTACAGGGTCAAGGTGAAGCTGGTGGTGTCTCGAGGCGG agATGTCTCCGTGGAGCTACCTTTTGTCCTCATGCACCCTAAGCCCCATGACCACATCACCCTTCCCAGACCCCAGTCAG CTCCCCGGGAAACAGATGTCCCCGTGGATACCAACCTCATCGAATTCGACACCAA CTATGCCACAGACGACGACATTGTGTTTGAGGACTTTGCCCGGCTGCGGCTGAAGGGGATAAAGGATGATGACGGTGACGACCAGTTCTGctag
- the Med11 gene encoding mediator of RNA polymerase II transcription subunit 11, with protein sequence MGPMATYSLANERLHALEDIEREIGAILQNAGTAILELSKEKTNERLLDRQAAAFTASVQHVEAELSAQIRYLTQVATGQPHEGSSYSHRKDCQMALKRVDYARLKISHVARACEQMLEN encoded by the exons ATGGGACCGATGGCTACCTACAGCCTGGCGAACGAGCGGCTGCACGCCCTGGAGGACATCGAGCGCGAAATCGGCGCCATCCTCCAGAACGCAG GAACGGCGATCCTGGAGCTGTCCAAGGAAAAAACCAACGAGCGGCTCCTCGACCGGCAGGCGGCAGCCTTCACCGCTTCTGTGCAGCATGTGGAGGCGGAGCTGTCGGCCCAGATCCGCTACCTCACCCAG GTGGCCACAGGGCAGCCGCACGAGGGTTCCAGCTACTCACACAGGAAGGATTGCCAGATGGCACTCAAGCGAGTAGACTATGCCCGCCTCAAGATCAGTCATGTAGCACGAGCCTGTGAGCAGATGCTGGAAAACTAA
- the Cxcl16 gene encoding C-X-C motif chemokine 16: MKWAFRAPPRVFFLFLLALLILPGDGNQGSVTGSCFCERIISDRQITPRILAEIRKQLKAVNHCFFFVRFQLQSVSVCGESKAQWARDLVSCFARKECGNGHRKSFHHQERLPQASTRVPEPTDGTAPDTSTPAQALSTQPPPLPSGTPSWNEELTHYPDTTTLTSSYGLQARPEAKANAKQKEDTGQESPGAEAGTTVSVVVLSLLATVLLLTVVLVCVFCNRRQVTRQRSADFQLFYKPVNQDPGA, translated from the exons ATGAAGTGGGCCTTCAGAGCCCCGCCCcgtgtgttctttctcttcttgctgGCGCTGCTGATCCTGCCAG GTGATGGGAACCAGGGCAGTGTCACTGGAAGTTGTTTCTGTGAGAGAATTATTTCTGATAGGCAGATAACGCCTCGGATCCTGGCTGAGATCCGGAAACAGCTGAAAGCAGTCAATCACTGTTTCTTCTTCGTCAG GTTTCAGTTGCAGtccgtgagtgtgtgtggggaaaGCAAAGCACAGTGGGCCCGTGACCTGGTGAGCTGCTTTGCACGGAAGG AGTGTGGAAATGGTCACAGGAAGAGCTTCCACCACCAGGAGCGTTTGCCTCAGGCCAGCACCCGGGTCCCTGAGCCCACAGACGGGACAGCTCCAGACACAAGCACCCCTGCACAGGCTCTGAGTACCCAGCCACCCCCTCTTCCATCTGGAACACCGTCCTGGAACGAAGAGCTCACCCACTACCCTGACACCACCACTCTCACTTCCAGCTACGGTCTGCAGGCCAGACCTGAGGCCAAGGCAAATGCGAAACAGAAAGAGGACACAGGGCAAGAAAGCCCAGGAGCTGAGGCTGGCACGACAGTCTCGGTGGTTGTGCTGTCCCTCCTGGCCACTGTCCTCCTCCTCACTGTAGTCCTGGTCTGTGTGTTTTGCAACAGGAGGCAAGTGACACGGCAGAGATCTGCAG ATTTCCAGCTCTTTTATAAACCCGTGAACCAAGACCCCGGTGCCTAA